A genomic region of Salvelinus namaycush isolate Seneca chromosome 7, SaNama_1.0, whole genome shotgun sequence contains the following coding sequences:
- the LOC120051327 gene encoding toll-like receptor 13, which yields MTLKITMPGKQSGSTFSQLRLFLCFLMYCWGLADPACGYFLKNCTIRGNLSDPSDMKVLCEKRNLEVTPIDIPQKVCVLDVAMNNISKIGTLDFKGLSNLKILNMSRNQISQVDDGSLGHLEALQELGLAHNRLTTLSDHLFQGLANLSLLHLDNNLIATISSSSFQLLSSLKTVNLTKNNLENMKEVQPIVQLPHLHELYIGSNRFTSFQSQEISNTSIELRLLDLSRNPLGIFRITADVLPYLEVLDIAYCGQLGHMEWDVLDRSFLRNVKRLNLSGIEMSFERMGMVLQTVNSSLVHLRLYDISEERVKALTDIACQIPTLSLLRLHHNNIRVLSKEFLQSCKQLTEMDVGDNNINQLSEFLFRSMEQLSTLKLGHNSLSSVPNATRSLPTLKILDLSFNIIHKLGCSDFANLTGLTQLILFHNQISKLPGCVFQDLKELRILKLGSNKILTLNDAFMSSLHKLEFLSMSYNKLSSISKGDFIGLASLKTLLLFDNQIASLEDGAFEGLVNLTELRLQSNKITQIDIRNTVLTGLPRLRTLDISCNYITYVNDDKLNPPPFSHLTSLENLQIHSQRHKGLSHLPINFLEGLKSLLAFKAGNLNIKDLHPNTFIHTPRLWFLDVSKNEFTALTPKLFHPTPRLNRMYLSKARLQSLDFLIGANLSRVTFLQVSKNDITVVNETVLDSLPALTYLDMQDNAFTCGCSDAWFVQWMESNNQTQVVGAGEFTCNYPADLKDTKLLDVELQFCIVYLGLHFYISTTCLVILTLIASFAYHFLKWQVIYGYYLFLAFLYDTKLRNKHTPHGCQYDAFISYNAYDEPWVLRELLPELEGEQGWKLCLHHRDFQPGKPIIDNIMDGIYGSRKTICVISRRYLESEWCSREIQVASFRLFDEQKDVLILVFLEEIPSHQLSPYHRMRKLVKRRTYLSWPRAGEQPGVFWQQLRLALETKDGPAEENPILSGVQAL from the coding sequence ATGACACTCAAGATAACCATGCCAGGAAAACAAAGTGGGTCTACATTCTCTCAGCTGAGACTCTTTCTTTGTTTCCTGATGTATTGCTGGGGTCTAGCTGATCCAGCATGTGGGTACTTCCTGAAAAACTGCACAATCCGGGGTAATCTCAGTGACCCCTCTGACATGAAAGTACTCTGTGAAAAGAGGAACCTAGAAGTCACACCTATAGACATTCCACAGAAAGTATGCGTTTTAGATGTGGCCATGAATAACATTTCCAAAATTGGAACGTTGGATTTTAAAGGCCTATCAAACCTCAAAATTCTAAACATGTCAAGAAACCAGATCTCTCAAGTGGACGATGGGTCTCTCGGACACCTAGAGGCTCTTCAGGAGCTGGGTCTGGCTCATAACAGACTCACAACCCTGTCAGACCATTTATTTCAGGGCCTGGCCAACCTCTCCCTGCTACATCTGGACAACAACCTCATTGCAACCATCAGCTCCTCATCCTTTCAGCTTCTCTCCAGTTTGAAGACAGTGAATTTAACCAAGAACAACCTTGAGAATATGAAGGAAGTTCAGCCCATCGTACAATTACCACACTTACATGAGTTGTACATTGGGAGCAACAGATTCACCTCTTTCCAGTCACAAGAAATATCAAACACGTCTATAGAGCTGAGGCTGTTGGATTTATCCCGGAATCCATTGGGAATCTTCAGGATCACGGCAGATGTTCTTCCTTACCTTGAGGTGTTAGACATCGCCTACTGTGGCCAACTTGGACACATGGAATGGGATGTGCTGGACAGGTCTTTTCTGAGAAACGTCAAACGTCTGAACCTGAGCGGCATTGAGATGTCTTTCGAGAGGATGGGTATGGTACTGCAGACTGTCAACTCATCATTAGTCCATCTGAGACTGTATGACATTAGTGAAGAGAGGGTCAAGGCTCTCACTGATATTGCCTGCCAAATACCCACACTTAGCTTGCTCCGACTGCATCATAACAACATACGTGTTCTCTCTAAGGAATTTCTGCAGTCATGTAAACAGTTGACCGAAATGGACGTAGGTGATAATAATATTAATCAGCTGTCTGAGTTTTTATTCAGATCAATGGAGCAATTAAGTACTTTGAAACTGGGCCACAACAGCCTTTCTTCCGTGCCAAATGCCACAAGAAGTCTACCGACACTGAAGATCCTGGATCTGAGCTTCAATATCATCCATAAACTAGGCTGCTCTGATTTTGCCAATCTTACAGGACTCACACAACTCATTCTTTTCCACAATCAAATCTCCAAACTCCCAGGATGTGTTTTCCAGGATTTGAAAGAATTAAGGATCCTTAAACTGGGATCAAACAAAATCCTGACCTTAAATGATGCATTCATGAGTAGTTTGCACAAACTAGAATTTTTGTCGATGTCATACAATAAGCTGAGCTCAATCTCTAAAGGAGACTTTATAGGCTTAGCATCACTCAAGACTCTGCTTTTATTTGACAATCAGATTGCTAGTCTTGAAGATGGAGCTTTTGAGGGATTGGTGAATCTAACAGAACTTAGACTACAGTCAAATAAGATCACTCAAATAGACATAAGAAATACTGTGCTCACGGGACTTCCACGCTTAAGAACTCTTGATATATCCTGTAATTACATCACATATGTAAATGATGATAAACTAAACCCTCCACCCTTCTCTCATCTGACATCTCTGGAGAACCTGCAGATACATAGTCAGCGTCACAAGGGACTGTCTCATCTACCTATCAACTTCCTTGAAGGTCTGAAATCTTTATTGGCATTCAAGGCAGGGAATCTCAATATTAAGGACCTGCACCCAAACACATTTATTCACACACCACGGTTGTGGTTCCTTGATGTCAGTAAGAATGAGTTCACAGCCCTCACTCCAAAGCTGTTTCACCCAACCCCAAGGCTCAACAGAATGTACCTGTCCAAAGCCAGACTTCAGTCCTTAGATTTCCTCATAGGAGCAAACCTCAGTAGAGTCACTTTCTTGCAGGTGAGCAAGAACGATATAACAGTAGTCAATGAGACAGTGTTGGATTCTCTCCCTGCCTTGACATACCTGGACATGCAAGATAATGCTTTCACCTGTGGCTGCAGCGATGCTTGGTTTGTCCAGTGGATGGAGAGCAACAACCAAACACAAGTTGTTGGTGCAGGAGAATTTACCTGCAACTATCCTGCCGATCTAAAGGACACCAAGCTGTTGGATGTTGAGCTTCAGTTCTGTATAGTATACTTAGGACTTCACTTCTACATCTCTACCACTTGCCTGGTCATTCTCACCCTGATAGCATCCTTTGCCTACCACTTCCTGAAATGGCAGGTAATTTACGGCTATTACCTCTTCCTGGCTTTCCTCTATGACACCAAGCTAAGGAATAAGCACACGCCTCATGGCTGTCAGTACGATGCCTTCATCTCCTACAATGCCTACGATGAGCCCTGGGTCCTGAGGGAGCTTCTGCCAGAGCTGGAGGGAGAGCAGGGCTGGAAGCTGTGTCTCCACCACCGGGACTTCCAGCCAGGCAAACCAATCATAGACAACATTATGGACGGCATCTACGGAAGCCGCAAGACCATCTGTGTAATCAGCCGCCGCTACCTGGAGAGTGAGTGGTGCTCCCGGGAGATCCAGGTGGCCAGCTTCCGGCTCTTTGATGAGCAGAAGGACGTCCTGATTCTGGTGTTCCTGGAGGAGATCCCTTCCCACCAGCTGTCACCCTACCACCGGATGAGGAAGCTAGTGAAGAGACGCACATACCTGAGCTGGCCCAGAGCTGGGGAGCAACCCGGGGTCTTCTGGCAGCAACTACGGCTGGCTTTAGAGACCAAGGACGGCCCTGCTGAGGAAAATCCCATCCTCTCTGGTGTGCAGGCTCTGTGA
- the LOC120051328 gene encoding toll-like receptor 13, with protein sequence MWLDRSFLSNVNRLNLSGIEMSFERMGMVLQTVNSSLVHLRLHDLVNGSRLKIKALTDIACRIPTLSVLRLEYNNIGNLSEEFLQSCKHLTEVDISNTGLTQLSDFSFRSIEQLSALKLGHNRLSSVPKATKNLPTLKILDLSFNIINKLGCSDFSNLTELTQLIIFHNQIPNLPGCVFQDLKELRILKMGSNKILTLNDAFMNTLHKLETLNLASNKLSSIRKGEFKSLTSLKTLLLFDNQIASMEDGAFEGLVNLTELKLGSNKITQIGIRNTVLTGLPLLKSLDISCNYITYVNDDKLNPPPFSHLTSLENLRIFSQRHKGLSHLPINFLEGLKSLLSFQAGSLNIKELYPGTFIYTPRLWFLDISKNEFTALTPKLFHPIPRLNSLYLTKARIQSLDFLIGANLSRVTLLQVSKNDITVVNETVLRSLPALTYLDMQDNAFTCGCSDAWFVQWMESDNQTQVVGAGEFTCNYPADLKDTKLLDVELQFCIVRLGLYYYISTTCLVLLTLIASFAYHFLKWQVIYSYYLFLAFLYDTKQRNKHTPHGCQYDAFISYNAHDEPWVLRELLPELEGEQGWKLCLHHRDFQPGKPIIDNIMDGIYGSRKTICVISRRYLESEWCSREIQVASFRLFDEQKDVLILVFLEEIPTHQLSPYHRMRKLVKRRTYLSWPRAGVHTGVFWQQLRLALETKDGPAEENPILSGVQAL encoded by the coding sequence ATGTGGCTGGACAGGTCTTTTCTGAGCAACGTCAATCGTCTCAACTTGAGCGGCATTGAGATGTCTTTCGAGAGGATGGGTATGGTGCTGCAGACTGTCAACTCATCATTAGTCCATCTGAGATTGCATGACCTCGTCAACGGCTCAAGGCTCAAGATCAAGGCTCTCACTGATATTGCCTGCCGTATACCTACACTCAGTGTGCTCCGGCTGGAATATAACAACATAGGTAATCTCTCTGAGGAATTTCTACAGTCATGTAAACACCTGACAGAAGTGGACATATCAAATACTGGTCTTACTCAGCTGTCTGACTTTTCATTCAGATCAATAGAGCAATTAAGTGCTTTGAAACTGGGCCACAATAGGCTTTCTTCCGTGCCAAAGGCCACAAAAAATCTACCGACACTGAAGATCCTGGATCTCAGCTTCAATATCATCAATAAACTAGGCTGCTCAGATTTCTCCAATCTTACAGAACTCACACAACTCATTATTTTCCACAATCAAATCCCCAACCTTCCGGGATGTGTTTTCCAGGATTTGAAAGAATTAAGGATCCTTAAAATGGGATCAAACAAAATCCTGACCTTGAATGATGCCTTCATGAATACTTTGCACAAACTTGAGACTTTGAACTTGGCAAGCAATAAACTGAGCTCTATCAGAAAAGGAGAGTTTAAAAGCTTAACATCACTCAAGACTTTACTTTTATTTGACAATCAGATTGCCAGCATGGAAGATGGAGCCTTTGAGGGATTGGTCAACCTTACAGAACTTAAACTGGGCTCAAATAAGATCACTCAAATAGGCATACGAAATACTGTGCTCACAGGACTCCCACTCTTAAAAAGTCTTGATATATCCTGTAATTACATCACATATGTAAATGATGATAAACTAAACCCTCCACCCTTCTCTCATCTGACATCTCTGGAGAACCTCAGGATATTTAGTCAGCGTCACAAGGGACTGTCTCATCTACCTATCAACTTCCTTGAAGGACTGAAATCTTTATTGTCATTCCAGGCAGGGAGTCTTAATATTAAGGAGCTGTACCCAGGCACATTCATTTACACACCCCGGTTGTGGTTCCTTGATATCAGTAAGAATGAGTTCACAGCCCTCACTCCAAAGCTGTTTCACCCAATCCCAAGGCTCAACAGCCTGTACCTGACCAAAGCCCGAATTCAGTCCTTAGATTTCCTCATAGGAGCAAACCTCAGTAGAGTCACTTTATTGCAGGTGAGCAAGAACGACATAACAGTAGTCAATGAGACAGTGTTGCGTTCTCTCCCTGCCTTGACATACCTGGACATGCAAGATAATGCTTTCACCTGTGGCTGCAGCGATGCTTGGTTTGTCCAGTGGATGGAGAGCGACAACCAAACACAAGTTGTTGGTGCAGGAGAATTTACTTGCAACTATCCTGCCGATCTAAAGGACACCAAGCTGTTGGATGTTGAGCTTCAGTTCTGTATAGTACGCTTAGGACTTTACTACTACATCTCTACCACTTGTCTGGTCCTCCTCACCCTGATAGCATCCTTTGCCTACCACTTCCTGAAATGGCAGGTAATTTACAGCTATTACCTCTTCCTGGCTTTCCTCTATGACACCAAGCAAAGGAATAAGCACACGCCTCATGGCTGTCAGTACGATGCCTTCATCTCCTACAACGCCCACGATGAGCCCTGGGTCCTGAGGGAGCTTCTGCCAGAGCTGGAGGGAGAGCAGGGCTGGAAGCTGTGTCTCCACCACCGGGACTTCCAGCCAGGCAAACCAATCATAGACAACATTATGGACGGCATCTACGGAAGCCGCAAGACCATCTGTGTGATCAGCCGCCGCTACCTGGAGAGTGAGTGGTGCTCCCGGGAGATCCAGGTGGCCAGCTTCCGGCTCTTTGATGAGCAGAAGGACGTCCTGATTCTGGTGTTCCTGGAGGAGATCCCTACCCACCAGCTGTCACCCTACCACCGGATGAGGAAGCTGGTGAAGAGACGCACCTACTTGAGTTGGCCCAGAGCTGGGGTGCACACTGGGGTCTTCTGGCAGCAACTACGGCTGGCTTTAGAGACCAAGGACGGCCCTGCTGAGGAAAATCCCATCCTCTCTGGTGTGCAGGCTCTGTGA